A single window of Usitatibacter rugosus DNA harbors:
- a CDS encoding NUDIX domain-containing protein encodes MKPPDGPDFTEHPLSSRLAYDGGLLKLHRDEIRLPDGAVAWREYVKHPGAVMILAFLDPETILLERQYRYPRAAHFIELPAGKIEPTEPPLETAKRELVEECGYEAAEWWRIARLEPCIGYSDEIIELYGARGLTHVGHQLDVGEHLLTFPARLDEAAQWLREGLITDTKTAFGILWWLQFGDKA; translated from the coding sequence GTGAAGCCGCCCGACGGCCCGGATTTCACCGAGCACCCGCTGTCCTCGCGGCTCGCCTACGACGGCGGCCTGCTGAAGCTCCACCGCGACGAGATCCGCCTGCCCGACGGCGCGGTCGCCTGGCGCGAGTACGTGAAGCACCCCGGCGCGGTGATGATCCTCGCCTTCCTCGATCCCGAGACCATCCTCCTCGAGCGCCAGTACCGCTACCCGCGCGCGGCGCATTTCATCGAGCTGCCGGCCGGCAAGATCGAGCCCACCGAGCCGCCCCTGGAGACCGCGAAGCGCGAGCTGGTGGAGGAGTGCGGCTACGAGGCGGCCGAGTGGTGGCGGATCGCGCGGCTCGAGCCCTGCATCGGCTACTCCGACGAGATCATCGAGCTGTACGGCGCCCGCGGTCTCACCCACGTGGGCCACCAGCTCGACGTGGGCGAGCACCTCCTCACCTTCCCCGCGCGCCTCGACGAAGCCGCGCAGTGGCTGCGCGAAGGGCTCATCACCGACACCAAGACCGCCTTCGGTATCCTGTGGTGGTTGCAGTTCGGGGACAAGGCATGA
- the nuoN gene encoding NADH-quinone oxidoreductase subunit NuoN has product MSAAYTLSSFAPALPEIALATLACALLVVDLFLADDEKYVTYWLSLLALAGVGVLTVWGAGHAPALAFNGMFVSDLMSQVLKAAVLLSVAATLLYGREYLEARGLLTGEFLSLSLFAALGMMMMVSAHHFITLYIGLELQALSLYAMVALQRDSTRATEAAMKYFILGALSSGLLLYGMSMVYGGTGALELTAISKAIGSAQVSGTLLVFGLVFVVAGLAFKVGLVPFHMWIPDVYHGASTPATLFIAAAPKIAAFAFTIRVLVTGLQGMTADWAQMLVILAVGSLALGNVVAIAQTNLKRMLAYSTIGQMGFMVLGILSGTVVGYGAAMFYVITYVLTTLGTFGILMMATRAGFEAENLDDWKGLAKKSPWFAFLMMVLVFSLAGIPPTVGFFAKLSVLQSALDAGYIWLVVFAVVMSVIGAFYYLRIVKLMYMDEPAGELVLAGRSDTRLVLSANAFAALVLGILPGPLMDLCATAVKLSM; this is encoded by the coding sequence ATGAGCGCTGCCTACACCCTCTCCAGCTTCGCGCCCGCGCTCCCCGAGATCGCGCTGGCGACGCTGGCCTGCGCGCTCCTGGTGGTCGACCTCTTCCTGGCCGACGACGAGAAGTACGTCACCTACTGGCTGTCGCTCCTGGCCCTCGCCGGCGTAGGCGTGCTCACGGTGTGGGGCGCGGGCCACGCGCCGGCGCTGGCCTTCAACGGCATGTTCGTCTCCGACCTCATGTCGCAGGTGCTGAAGGCCGCGGTGCTGCTCTCGGTGGCCGCCACGCTGCTCTACGGCCGCGAATACCTCGAGGCGAGGGGCCTGCTCACGGGCGAGTTCCTGTCGCTCTCGCTCTTCGCCGCGCTCGGCATGATGATGATGGTCTCCGCGCACCACTTCATCACGCTCTACATCGGCCTCGAGCTGCAGGCGCTCTCGCTCTACGCCATGGTGGCGCTGCAGCGCGATTCCACGCGCGCCACCGAGGCCGCGATGAAGTACTTCATCCTCGGAGCGCTCTCCTCGGGCCTGCTGCTCTACGGCATGTCGATGGTCTACGGCGGCACGGGTGCGCTGGAGCTCACGGCGATCTCGAAGGCCATCGGCTCGGCCCAGGTGTCGGGCACGCTGCTCGTCTTCGGCCTCGTGTTCGTCGTGGCGGGCCTCGCGTTCAAGGTGGGCCTGGTCCCGTTCCACATGTGGATCCCGGACGTCTATCACGGCGCCTCCACGCCGGCCACGCTCTTCATCGCCGCGGCACCCAAGATCGCGGCCTTCGCGTTCACGATCCGCGTGCTGGTCACGGGCCTGCAGGGCATGACGGCGGACTGGGCCCAGATGCTGGTGATCCTCGCGGTCGGCTCGCTCGCCCTCGGCAACGTGGTCGCCATCGCGCAGACGAACCTGAAGCGCATGCTCGCCTACTCGACCATCGGCCAGATGGGCTTCATGGTGCTGGGCATCCTCTCCGGCACCGTGGTGGGCTACGGCGCCGCGATGTTCTACGTGATCACCTACGTGCTCACCACCCTCGGCACCTTCGGCATCCTCATGATGGCCACGCGCGCCGGCTTCGAGGCCGAGAACCTGGACGACTGGAAAGGCCTCGCGAAGAAGTCGCCGTGGTTCGCGTTCCTGATGATGGTGCTGGTGTTCTCGCTCGCCGGCATCCCGCCCACGGTCGGGTTCTTCGCCAAGCTCTCGGTGCTGCAGTCGGCCCTCGATGCCGGCTACATCTGGCTCGTCGTCTTCGCCGTCGTGATGAGCGTGATCGGCGCGTTCTACTACCTGCGCATCGTGAAGCTCATGTACATGGACGAGCCCGCGGGCGAGCTCGTGCTGGCCGGACGCTCCGACACGCGCCTCGTGCTCTCGGCCAACGCCTTCGCCGCGCTCGTGCTGGGCATCCTGCCCGGGCCGCTGATGGACCTCTGCGCCACCGCCGTCAAGCTCTCGATGTGA